In Streptomyces violaceusniger Tu 4113, one DNA window encodes the following:
- a CDS encoding response regulator transcription factor, producing the protein MRILVVEDDARLRELLTEGLEQEGFTIETAADGLSGLALARSGGYAAIVLDVMLPGCSGYQLCSRLREKGDWTPILMLTAKDGEYDEADGLDVGADDYLTKPFSFVVLIARVRALVRRGGLDRPDVLELGDLRLEPAALACARGKEEVTLTAKEFAVLEYLARRAGQVVSKSEIVQSVWDTAYDGGANLVEVYIRSLRRKIDVPYGRQSIRTIRGAGYLLARDGG; encoded by the coding sequence GTGCGCATACTGGTGGTGGAAGACGACGCCCGGCTCCGCGAACTGCTCACCGAGGGCTTGGAGCAGGAGGGTTTCACCATCGAGACGGCGGCGGACGGGCTCAGCGGCCTGGCGCTCGCCCGCTCCGGCGGATACGCGGCGATCGTGCTGGATGTGATGCTCCCCGGGTGCTCCGGCTATCAGCTCTGCTCGCGGCTGCGCGAGAAGGGCGACTGGACGCCGATCCTGATGCTCACCGCCAAGGACGGCGAGTACGACGAGGCCGATGGGCTCGACGTGGGCGCGGACGACTATCTGACCAAGCCGTTCTCCTTCGTCGTCCTGATCGCACGGGTGCGGGCCCTGGTGCGGCGCGGCGGGCTGGACCGGCCCGACGTACTGGAGCTGGGCGATCTGCGGCTGGAGCCCGCGGCGTTGGCCTGTGCGCGGGGGAAGGAGGAGGTCACGCTGACGGCCAAGGAGTTCGCCGTGCTGGAGTACCTCGCCCGGCGCGCAGGCCAGGTGGTCTCCAAGTCCGAGATCGTGCAGAGCGTGTGGGACACCGCGTACGACGGCGGGGCCAATCTCGTCGAGGTCTACATCCGGAGCCTGCGCCGGAAGATCGATGTGCCGTACGGCCGGCAGTCGATCCGCACGATACGGGGCGCGGGCTATCTGCTGGCCCGCGACGGAGGGTGA